The Candidatus Obscuribacterales bacterium genome window below encodes:
- a CDS encoding serine/threonine-protein kinase, whose amino-acid sequence MSYCLHPTCPSPSTPQGDHFCVHCGSRVRLGDRYVAVQPIGGGGSSRTFLAIDQRRLTHNRCVIKEFEQQGDGEAFRYQIARIEPLFKHAQLPNVLAYFERDRHHYLVQEYIPGPNLGQELQTSGAFSEDKIWTVLQEGLLLLKYLHSQRLIHRDVKPTNLIRRDGRFDLGYLTLVDFGSAKIATQSTLAKPGTMIGSAEYIAPEQLAGQVTFASDLYSLGTTCLHLLTGLSPFELFNFRDGSWLWRSVSGPITDDLAEILDRLVCRNLTERYASAEIALKDVLLHCPGSSSTLIIPASQPPLPLPDTQPPDLSWVCETTVTVEHPITRLALLPTGQMLTGDQQGAIALWQGMELERTWVGHAYSVAALAYSPMTAMVASSGYDRTLKLWELDRPTPQVLLEQGELVTALAFTQEGHLISAGRDRHLRLWDRHGKLLHIFEGHTAPVESLAVSPTAPVMVSGDADGNLRVWNLNLRICLRQLAKHGGSVSAIALIPSPDPEEPEQQTVVTGSWDMSIRLRHLNTGGLYHALSGHLLPIRTLALSADAQILATGSQDSTIKLWSVITGQLLATLTDHTAAIEAIAFHPDGRLISASQDRTLRLWRGH is encoded by the coding sequence ATGAGCTATTGTTTGCATCCAACCTGTCCATCCCCTAGCACCCCCCAGGGCGATCATTTCTGTGTGCATTGCGGATCGCGAGTGCGGTTGGGCGATCGCTACGTAGCCGTGCAGCCCATTGGCGGCGGTGGATCGAGCCGTACTTTTTTGGCCATCGATCAACGCCGTCTCACCCACAATCGCTGTGTCATCAAAGAATTTGAGCAGCAGGGCGATGGTGAAGCCTTTCGCTACCAGATTGCCCGCATCGAACCGCTGTTCAAACATGCGCAGTTGCCCAATGTCTTGGCCTATTTTGAACGCGATCGGCATCATTACTTAGTGCAAGAGTACATTCCTGGCCCCAATCTTGGGCAAGAACTCCAGACCAGCGGAGCCTTTAGTGAAGATAAAATCTGGACGGTGCTTCAAGAAGGGCTGCTGTTGCTCAAGTATCTGCATAGTCAACGGCTGATCCATCGCGACGTGAAACCCACCAACCTGATCCGCCGCGACGGTCGGTTTGACCTAGGCTATCTTACCCTTGTAGACTTTGGATCCGCCAAGATCGCCACCCAGTCTACCCTCGCCAAACCCGGCACCATGATCGGCAGCGCTGAATATATTGCCCCCGAGCAACTGGCGGGCCAGGTCACCTTTGCCAGCGATCTCTATAGCTTAGGCACCACCTGCCTGCATTTACTCACGGGTCTGTCGCCCTTTGAATTATTCAATTTTCGGGACGGCAGTTGGCTGTGGCGTAGCGTGTCCGGGCCGATCACGGACGACTTAGCAGAAATCCTCGATCGCCTCGTATGCCGTAATTTAACCGAGCGCTACGCCAGCGCTGAGATCGCCCTCAAGGATGTCTTACTCCACTGTCCAGGCTCATCCTCCACCCTGATCATTCCCGCTAGCCAGCCTCCCCTGCCCCTGCCCGACACCCAGCCCCCAGATCTATCCTGGGTCTGTGAGACGACCGTGACCGTCGAGCACCCGATCACGCGATTGGCACTGCTGCCTACGGGGCAGATGCTCACCGGCGATCAACAGGGGGCGATCGCCCTTTGGCAGGGCATGGAACTGGAACGTACCTGGGTGGGCCATGCCTACAGCGTTGCCGCCCTTGCCTACTCACCCATGACGGCCATGGTGGCCAGCAGTGGCTACGATCGCACCCTCAAGCTATGGGAGTTAGACCGTCCGACGCCCCAAGTGTTGCTAGAGCAAGGTGAACTGGTTACCGCCCTGGCATTTACCCAGGAAGGCCACCTGATCAGTGCTGGCCGCGATCGCCATCTGCGGCTATGGGATCGGCACGGAAAACTGCTGCATATCTTTGAGGGACATACCGCGCCGGTGGAGTCCCTGGCCGTCAGCCCCACAGCCCCGGTGATGGTGAGCGGCGATGCGGATGGCAACCTACGGGTTTGGAACCTAAACCTGCGCATCTGCCTGCGTCAGTTGGCCAAACATGGGGGCTCCGTGAGCGCTATCGCCCTGATCCCCTCCCCCGACCCGGAAGAGCCGGAGCAGCAAACCGTGGTCACCGGCAGTTGGGACATGAGCATTCGTCTGCGACATCTGAATACCGGCGGACTGTACCACGCTCTGTCCGGACATCTGCTGCCCATTCGTACCCTAGCGCTGAGTGCTGATGCCCAGATCTTAGCCACCGGCAGTCAAGATAGCACCATCAAACTGTGGTCGGTGATCACCGGTCAGCTCCTGGCCACCCTCACCGACCACACCGCCGCCATCGAGGCGATCGCTTTTCATCCCGACGGACGGCTGATCAGCGCCAGCCAAGATCGCACCCTGCGTCTATGGCGAGGACATTAG